The following proteins are co-located in the Manihot esculenta cultivar AM560-2 chromosome 7, M.esculenta_v8, whole genome shotgun sequence genome:
- the LOC110619350 gene encoding uncharacterized protein LOC110619350: MFPNLEKFSLDKKSTITILGFQFPTGFFSKVKVLELSFFLNKYHVPLFSLLPIFPNLERFEVLDSSLNELLPFEGLVGDQEDITTIPQIRALTLKNLPGLKHIWNPDGQLHDPLFQSLETPKIKSCADLIVLAPTSVSLGNLKTLKVYGCNTLANIFTSAAAKSMVQLETLIVRSCNMLIEIIGGVQEDGSTDEIVFSKMNVTHSGGVCSE, encoded by the coding sequence ATGTTTCCAAATTTGGAAAAATTTTCGTTAGACAAGAAGTCTACCATAACCATACTTGGATTTCAATTTCCAACAGGCTTCTTTTCCAAAGTAAAAGTTCTTGAATTGAGTTTCTTTCTAAACAAATATCATGTTCCTTTGTTTAGTTTACTTCCAATATTCCCCAATctcgaaagatttgaagttctTGATTCTTCTCTCAATGAACTACTTCCATTTGAAGGACTGGTTGGTGACCAAGAAGATATCACTACAATCCCACAAATAAGAGCTTTAACTCTTAAAAATCTTCCTGGTTTGAAGCATATATGGAACCCAGATGGCCAACTGCATGACCCATTATTTCAGTCTCTTGAGACTCCTAAGATAAAGTCTTGTGCAGATTTGATTGTTTTGGCACCAACCTCTGTGTCTTTGGGAAATCTGAAAACTCTCAAAGTATATGGATGCAACACATTGGCAAATATTTTTACATCAGCCGCAGCCAAAAGTATGGTACAACTTGAAACATTGATTGTAAGATCTTGCAATATGTTGATCGAAATAATAGGAGGTGTTCAAGAGGATGGATCAACTGATGAGATTGTTTTCAGTAAAATGAATGTTACCCATTCTGGAGGAGTTTGTTCTGAGTGA